From Sphingobacterium bambusae:
CAGCTTCAGTGTAAACTCGTGTCATAGTAACGCGATTGGGCATGACGTTCCTTATTTCACTAATACCGCTTAGGACGTCTCTATGGTGAGTTAAGGAGTTCGCAATAAAGTAAGTAAACGAACGCAATAGATACCCTAACGCACCAATACTATTTGGTCGAATAACCGCCTGTCTAGGCTGCGTTTTAAAAAGCTCCGACCTTTTTAATAGAATATCTTCCTCGACAAAGATATCTTCTCCTTTAATAATCGCCGTCGCTGTATCAAAACCAAGTTTAATGAGAGCAGCTTTCACATTCGACAGGTCCTCTTGCTCCTTTGAGACGACTGCGAGATTTTCTTTTTTACAGGACTGGACAATAATTGCACATAGTAATCCAGCGATAAATAAAACTTTAAACTTCATAATACATATGTTTATATGGTAAAACAATGGTTAAATATAAACACATTTTGTTTCAAAAAATATTGATTAAAAACATTTTATACAGAAAAAAAATACTGCAGTAAATTCAAAACAAACAACTAAAAATCAGATTTTTAAACAAATAAAAAACTATATTCCAAATAAAAAATCTGATATAATTACAAATAACAAAATCGCTATAAATTTCCCGATAGTAAATTCACCAAAACATTTCTATCAAATAACTTCTAAGCTTCGTCACAACCAATAGTCGTTACATTTCATTTAAACTATCCATTAAAACTATTCATCATTTTTTTTATGTTTGCTGTAGCAAAACGGCAAACATATCGTTCTAACCACAAAATGTATTCAAATAATTTTATGAACATCCTACCTAAACTAGCAATTATCGTTACACTCGCTGTGGCAACTTTTTCATCTTGTTCAAAAAACAATGATCTAGATTACGAAAAAGCACTAGAAGAACAACGAATTCAAGACTCCATCAATAACGCTCGCATACAGAAACTACTGAAAGAACAAGCTCCGGCGATCAAAGCTTTTGCGGACGCGAATTTGGTGAATGCGAAACTGGATACGGCTACCGGTATATGGTACCAATTAGTTCAAGCTGGAGATGATGCATCCTATACCTATATGGTGATGAACAATTCACTCGTCGTCCCTAACATTACGGCCAAGTATAAAGGCACCTTACTTGACGGGACAGTTTTCGATCAATCACCGATTGATAAGGACTTTACCTCGTCTTTGCGTAATGTAATCGGCGCATGGCAATTGGCTTTCTTCCCTAAATCGATTAGTGTTAATGGAAATACCTACAAGGTGGGAGGTTTGACAACGAACGGATTAAAAAAAGGAGGTAAAATCAAGTTTGTTACCCCCTCTCCTTGGGCTTATGATGCGCAATCTATGGACAAAATTCCGGCCAATTCACCGCTATATTTTGAGCTCGACGTCGTTGATGTTAAATAAAAATAAATAATAAATCGTGCTGTTGTAGCATGCTAACAAAAAACAGCGTTATATTCAATTGAAAAAGACTAGAGATATTTATGAAAAATCTATTTAAACCATTAATCGCATTCGCTGTAGTTGCAACTACCTTCACGGCCTGCATGGACAAAGGTGACGACATTGACTATGAAGGTCAGGCTTTGGCTGAAGAGAGAAGATTCGATTCTGTATTAAATTCACAAAGAAACGCGATACAAGCCTATGTCGCAGCCGAATTTACGAACCCTGTGACAGATACTACATCTATAAATTTGCCAAGATTGGGCAAGAAGGTAACTCGTGGAATGTACTATGAGATATTATCTGCACCGTCTAACAATACGTATGAATACAAATACAGCGGTAGCGGATTTGTTGTCCCAACTGTAAAATTGAAATATTCCGTATCGACATTAAGCAAAACCGTTGTTCAAAGCGATGCTACAGGTGGAACTTACACATTGAACTACAATAATGCGGCATTCAGCTTCGTTTGGCTTTACTCATTTTACCCTTATTCAATTTCTTACAACGGCAATCAAGTAAAAATCGACCAATTGGGAGGACTTACAAAGGACGGACTGAAAACAGGAAGTAAGTTTCGCGTGATTTCTCCGTCAATTTGGACAGAGACCAACGCTTCATCATCGACTATCCCTGCAAACCAACCTTTGGTTTACGAATTTGAAGTAATTTCCATTGAGTAATAATATTATAAATACATTAACAAAAAGCTATCCTTAGAGATAGCTTTTTTTGTTGTCAATCAGTTTACATAATGCTCTCCTACTTCCCTTTAAACTTCGATTTCGTCAATATATCCTGTGCATCGGTATTGGCTAGCAACTGCGCTAAAGTAATTTCAGGGTTTCGCTCCATATATTGTCGCACAATTTGCCAGCCTAAATACGTTCCGAGCTTCGGTGCCGACTCATTATTTTCGCCGAGCTCGGCGGTGAACGGTCCTTCCGTGAAATAGCGCTGTATACGAAGATAATCCGTACTGTAGAGCAGATCTTCCTGCAGAAACCAAGCCCACACTTCCGGCTGATAAGCTTTGGCCCATTGCAACTGCGCATCGCTGTAGCCAATCTTAAGCGTATCTGCCGTATGGGGCAACATAGAGTCCAATGCCAAAAGCAATTTCCCTTCGTAAAGCATATGTTGCAGCGTATTTCTATCGGTTTCACCTTGTGGGATGAGCTCCTGTCGCAATACACTTTCCACAACACGGGGTGCGATGTATGCGGGAGCAAAGCGCTTGGAAAGATAGCGCGGAATAGTCTTCACCAAGGCAGGATAAAACTCCGAATCGGCGCCGAGAAACATATCGAGGCCGATGCCAATATACCCTTCCCCAATGGGTACCTGTACAGAAAAGCCCGAGAAAAAGGAGATAAAGCGCGGCACCGTGTAATTGGGAAAGTAATATTTTACGTACTTGAATGCTTGCGTGAGCTCTTTCTCCTGCTGTTTCATATCGGGGTATACCTTTGCGACAGCAGCTTTTAGCGCAAGGAAGTCTTTTTGCTGCACAATGTAAGCCAGATTCTTCTCTACGGTTTGTGGATCTCGCGGATCGCCTGCCTCCAGCATAAAGGGAACATAATCCGCATAAAAAGCACCATAGCTGGATGACCAGCGCGCATTTGCAGTAGCCAACTCTTCAGGCTCTACCTTACTCAAGGCCTGATCAAACCGTTCTATTTTAATATCTACGGGAATATGATCCACAGGAGGCAATTTCTTTTCCTGCCGACAGCCTGCGCTGCAGAGCAGCATAACAAACAGAGCGAACGGTATGATCTTTTTTGGCATCCTTGCTAATTTTTTGTGTTACGACAAAAGTAATTATTAATTTTACATATATAAATCCGTTAGCAATGACTCCATATTTCAAATTTTTATTTTTTCCCGTCCTTTTCTTCCTTTTCTCCGTTCATACTACGAAAGCACAGTATTACAGTTACGATAAGAACATCTCCTTGGGACTAACGTTTAGTCCGAACATGAGCTGGTTAAACTATCAAGATGGGGATAGTCGCGAGAGCAGCCCGAAAGTAGGCTACGCTTATGGTCTTGTAGCCGATCTGGGATTTGCCCGCAACTATTACTTCTCAACAGGACTACTGATCAACACACTGTACAGCCAGTCTACTGCCAACGGAAATGCAGACCTAGTGGAGGATAAAACGTATCGCCTACAATATGCAGAAGTGCCTTTAGCCATCAAGCTAAAGACCAATGTGGGAGGTGCCGCTCGTTTTTACGGACAATTCGGATTCACCGCAGGCGTTAAGGTTTCCGGAAAAGAGCGCGTAGAAACATCTACAGGCTATCGCGCTATCGATGGCGATGACATCTTTAGGCTCGGATTGTTGATCGGTGCTGGCGCCGAATGGAGGCTGACAAACAGCCTATCGGCCATGACCGGCTTATCGTACAATAATGGCTTTACCCGCACAATGAGAGATGGTAGCCCCAAGCTATCCTATTGCGCATTGAACATTGGCTTATTATTTTAAGGAACATTGACTTTACAAACGATGAAGATAGCATTAGCGCAATTAAACTACCATATTGGCAACTTTGCCGATAACAACAATAAAATAATCGACAGCATCGAACGCGCCAAGACAGATGGCGCTGATTTGATTGTATTTGCAGAACTTGCCGTGAGCGGTTACCCCGCCAAGGATCTACTACGCAACCAGCGCTTCTTGGATCAATGTGACGCAAGCCTACTGGAAATTGCCAAGGCCTGTCAGGGCATCAGCTGTGTAATTGGCGCGCCGGTGCGCAATACCGATCCAGAGGGCAAAGCCTTATACAATGCGGCGGTGCTTCTTGAAGATGGCGCAATCAAGTCTATCACCAAGAAAAGCCTACTGCCCGACTACGACGTGTTTGATGAATACCGTTATTTTGAACCCAGCGCCACTGTATCCTGTATAGATATCCGTGGCGAGAAGGTGGCACTAACGATCTGTGAAGATTTATGGGACGATGAGACCTCCAACAACTATGTTGGCGACCTGATGGCCGAGCTCCGCAAGGAAAACCCCACAGTGATCGTCAATATCGCGGCCTCTCCTTTCTCGTACGTACACTTCGAAAACAGACTGCAGGTATTAAAGCGAAACGTCATCAAGGCGGGTTGTCCGCTGGTATACGTCAATCAAATTGGTGCGCACACTGATATTATTTTTGATGGCCGCTCCCTGGCCTTGGATGGACACGGTGAGATCTTGGCCGAGCTCAAAGGCTTCAACGAGGATTATCGACTCGTCGACATAAAGGCGCTTGCCGAGAAAAAAGAACATCAAAAAGATGGAGAAATAGCCTTGATCTACGAAGCCTTATTGTTAGGGATACGTGATTACTTCCACAAATCGGGCTTCAAGAAAGCGGTATTGGGTCTATCCGGCGGAATAGACTCGGCCATTGTTGCGGCACTGGCCTGCGAAGCGCTTGGCGCTGAAAATGTAATGGCCATCTTGATGCCGTCCATCTACTCGAGCGATCACTCCCTGAAAGATGCCCTTGACTTGGTTAACAACACAGGCTGCGCACACCGCATCATCCCGATCAAGGATGTCGCATCGGCCTTTGACGTTACTCTCGCAGAGACATTTGCGGGCAAAGAAGCCGATCTCACCGAAGAGAATATCCAAGCACGCATCCGCGGCACGCTGCTGATGGCCTTCTCCAATAAGTTTGGCCACATTTTGCTCAATACGTCCAACAAGAGTGAAGCTGCTGTAGGCTACGGCACACTTTATGGTGATATGGCGGGATCACTCAGCGTTATTGGCGATGTCTATAAAACGCAGGCCTATGCCTTGGCCAACTATATCAACCGAGAGCGGGAAATTATTCCGACGAATACCTTGGTGAAACCACCCTCTGCCGAGCTGCGCCCCGGCCAACAGGATTCCGATTCGTTGCCTCCCTACGATATTTTGGACAGCGTGCTGTACCAGCTGATCGAGCTCGAAAAATCGGCATCAGAAGTCGTTCAATCGGGTTTTGATGACGCCTTGGTATCGCGTATTGCGAAACTGCTCAATAATGCAGAGTTTAAACGTTTTCAGGCGCCGCCTATTTTGCGTGTCAGCCCCAAAGCATTTGGCAATGGGCGGGTAATGCCTTTGGTTGCAAAATATACATTTTAACATTAAACCATTGGCAAGCAGCTCCGTCTAACATATATACAACGATATTTTATGAAAAAGTTAGGATATATTTTCGCACTCAGCTTATTCGTACTTTTGTCTTCCTGTGCATCAACGCAGTATAACACGACAAAAATGCAGACCCAAGATTTTGGGCAGTACAAAACCTACGGATGGCTTCCTCCGGTAGATTCCCTATCGAAGAATTATTTCAATAACGATATTGCAAGAGCCAATATCTTGAATACAGCAAACAAAGAACTGGAATCTTTGGGTTTAACTTATTCTAAAGACAACCCAGACGTACTATTTCGCTACATCCCCATCGTAAACAACAAAAGCCGTTTGGTTTACCATTCCAACGTAGGTTGGGGCGGCATGGGACCATGGGGTTGGGGCATGGGCTGGGGCTGGGGTATGGGCTGGGGAGGCGGCTACAGCTACCCGGTTGGTAGCGAGAAGTTCCGTTATGCACACCTTATCATCGAAGCCCTAGACAGACAGAGCAATGCGGTAGTGTGGCAGGCAAGAGGTTCTTTTGATACCAAACAGCCTGAACGCGCCATCAACAAGTTGCCTAAAGTTGTTAATGGTATCTTTAAGAATTTCCCCGTCAAGGCAAGACGCTAGTTCGGAGGAAGCTTCAATAGATACGAACACGTATAAAAAGATAAAAGGCGAAGCAATCTGATGCTATATGCATGTAGATTGCTTCGCCTTTTTTTATCTCGCTCCCTAAGATTCAGTGTTCTTAACGCCTCCCAAAATCAATAGTCTTCCGTTGTCCATTTCGCCAAATAATTTCCATGGATGCAGCATCGATTCCATCGGTTTTAACTTCACGGATGGGAAACAATTCCTTGTTAGTCCATTTCTCGCCCGATCGCTTCCACAGCATCAAACAGGCTAAATTTGTGCCTGCAGCGACCTCTTCCTGTACATTGATTACGCGGCTTTCCACGGCTTCAGGATGTAAGTTTTTGCAGGAAACCAGCTCCGGAGCATGCCATCCGAGCAAGGAAACAAACGCCAATTGATAAACACCATTATCCATAATGATCGCTTCTTGTCCCTTGTACCTTACCGTTTTCTGCTGTATCGTGTTGCCCGGCAACTGAGGCAAGGCATAGTGTCCTAAACGAATGACTTGGTTTTTATCTCCCGCAAAGCGATCGACCCGAAGGATGCCGTTTGCCAAGCAGAGGTCGGCTAGTTGCATTTTAACCGTCTCATCCGACGCTAGGACGGCATCCCGATAATATACCTCCTGCTCGTATTTCTTAAAATTGTACATACGCAACGACTCCCAACCTTTTGCCGTTTTGAACGTATAATTCATCGCAATCTCCCCCTGCTTACCATCTGCCTGCCAAGGAAAGGCGCTATTATAAGCCAGCTTATTATAGTTTTCTGTACCCTGGTAGTAGCCGGTCTGCTTACTGTTGCACCATGCCCGCAGTTCTGCTGCCCCAATTTGTTTGTAATCTGTTGTCAAGATATTCGAACCTTCGGCAAAGGTCAGGAATGGCTTTTCTTGCGTTATTTGCTTATCCCAAGCGCCATTATTCTCTGTGGCAGACCAAAACACATTATCTTGAGGCAGCAACAAGCCTAGAAAAAATTTACCCAACCAGTATACACTACCCCGACAGCTATACTCTTGCACTGCCGGATCAAAAGCACCATAAAAGCCTAGGGTAGGTACGCCTTCATCCAAAAATTCCGGATGTTGTAAGAACTGTAGTAGAGATCCTGAAGCAATACGGCGCATCCAGCCGTAGTTGATCGACTGATCTTGCAAGGTGCCCAATAATGGAAAGGTAACAGCGGCGCCCATGCGGTAGGAAATGCTGCGTCCCCACATAATCATTTTACCGTCTTCAGCAAACATATACGGGTAATAGTTAGCCATATCTCGTAGATGCGTGCGAAAATGCGCGGCATATTCCGGATAGATTTTATCGCCATAAAACATCGTCCATAGTGTCCCGTACATTTGGAAAGCCCACATGCTGTAGTAGTCGTAGTATGGACTATCCGTATACCATCCCGCACCACGGTAGTCTGCCAAACATTTTTCTAAAAGCGACTTTAGACGTTCTTGGTCAATGGCATAGCCCTTTTCGTTAAAGAAGCTCAAAATCATGATGTTGAAGAAGCGCCAGTTCATATCGATGGTAGGGCCATTGCCATAGCTCAGCATGGTTTTGGCCAGCGCATCTTTGGTTTGTTGATCTAGCGGATCCCATAGTACCTCTGGGGCGGCGGCCAAGGATACCGCAAGCCCCCCAAACTCCACCAACTTTTGGCTTGGCCCGCCCTTCGCCGGCAGCGGCTCTATATAGGTATCCGAGCTAGGATCCAACATACGTTTGAGCTGATGCCGGTAATAGGCGCCCAAATCGATGCCGGCAATCTGTATGCCCGGTTCCTCTCTTAACAAGGGGATTGCCACAAACAGCGTCCTGCAAAGTCCCTCCATCTTCTCTGTAGCGGTATGTTTACCATCGCGAGGATAACTGCGACCGGCTTGCTTAGGAAACTGCATGGGGCTGTCCATATGGGGCACATGGCGAAAAGCACCTTCCAAAAGATAGCGTGCAGCATCTTTCCAATGCTCGCGGGAGACCCCCGTTTCAGGACTGCGCTGGTAATCGGGATGCACGATCTGGAAAACATCAGCTGTCTGTTGTGCTCGCACAGACAGCAACAACAGCATAAGCATACTTGCTAAAGCGACGCGAAGTGCACAGGTATTTTTTAATACAAAGCGGAAATAAACCATAGTTACGACAAATAAAATTAAAACTTTGGCGTCCATTGTAACACCTGCACCATTGTAGGAGCAACATCCAAGAGGCCTTCACCATCCTTTTGGTCAGTTTGCTGAACGAACAGTGAAAGTTGCTTGCGGCTACGCCACAGCTCCGTGTCATAAGTCGGCTCCCAAGCGCCGAGTGTCTGCTCGGAGATATCGAATAGTTCATATTTCTTGGCTTCAATCCGGTTGAGTTTATATACAGACGCTCGGCTACCACGCTCTTTATCACGAAACAGCAAGCATATGGATGCCTTACTCCCTTTGCCCTTGACCAACAGCTGCGGACGGGAGATCGGAATCTCCTTGGTGCCGTGGCCACTAAGTGAGAACGGTACTGTACGGAAATCCAAGGATTTGAGCTTCCATTGGCCATCTACATAATACATGATCTTATATTGTGGAATCTTACTGTCGGCCGCACGCCAATAGCTGGCAATAAATGGATTTCCCGCTTCATCGGCCGACATACCGGTTTGGTTGATTAGTTCACTCTTCTCCGGGATACGCAACGCATACTCTGCAGTGGAAGCCGTAATGGGAAGAGCATAGCGCTCGCCGCTTGTCCGTTGCCAAGTCAAACCACCATCTTTAGAACAGGCATAGGCCATATCATGGTTGCTCGCCACATCTGGACTTTCCCGCCACACCCAAGAAATATGAATGGTGCCTTTATTGTCAATATATGCTTGCCAATACGCATTACGTTTTCCTTCGCCAT
This genomic window contains:
- a CDS encoding FKBP-type peptidyl-prolyl cis-trans isomerase, with protein sequence MNILPKLAIIVTLAVATFSSCSKNNDLDYEKALEEQRIQDSINNARIQKLLKEQAPAIKAFADANLVNAKLDTATGIWYQLVQAGDDASYTYMVMNNSLVVPNITAKYKGTLLDGTVFDQSPIDKDFTSSLRNVIGAWQLAFFPKSISVNGNTYKVGGLTTNGLKKGGKIKFVTPSPWAYDAQSMDKIPANSPLYFELDVVDVK
- a CDS encoding porin family protein, with the translated sequence MTPYFKFLFFPVLFFLFSVHTTKAQYYSYDKNISLGLTFSPNMSWLNYQDGDSRESSPKVGYAYGLVADLGFARNYYFSTGLLINTLYSQSTANGNADLVEDKTYRLQYAEVPLAIKLKTNVGGAARFYGQFGFTAGVKVSGKERVETSTGYRAIDGDDIFRLGLLIGAGAEWRLTNSLSAMTGLSYNNGFTRTMRDGSPKLSYCALNIGLLF
- a CDS encoding NAD+ synthase, with the translated sequence MKIALAQLNYHIGNFADNNNKIIDSIERAKTDGADLIVFAELAVSGYPAKDLLRNQRFLDQCDASLLEIAKACQGISCVIGAPVRNTDPEGKALYNAAVLLEDGAIKSITKKSLLPDYDVFDEYRYFEPSATVSCIDIRGEKVALTICEDLWDDETSNNYVGDLMAELRKENPTVIVNIAASPFSYVHFENRLQVLKRNVIKAGCPLVYVNQIGAHTDIIFDGRSLALDGHGEILAELKGFNEDYRLVDIKALAEKKEHQKDGEIALIYEALLLGIRDYFHKSGFKKAVLGLSGGIDSAIVAALACEALGAENVMAILMPSIYSSDHSLKDALDLVNNTGCAHRIIPIKDVASAFDVTLAETFAGKEADLTEENIQARIRGTLLMAFSNKFGHILLNTSNKSEAAVGYGTLYGDMAGSLSVIGDVYKTQAYALANYINREREIIPTNTLVKPPSAELRPGQQDSDSLPPYDILDSVLYQLIELEKSASEVVQSGFDDALVSRIAKLLNNAEFKRFQAPPILRVSPKAFGNGRVMPLVAKYTF
- a CDS encoding DUF4136 domain-containing protein — encoded protein: MKKLGYIFALSLFVLLSSCASTQYNTTKMQTQDFGQYKTYGWLPPVDSLSKNYFNNDIARANILNTANKELESLGLTYSKDNPDVLFRYIPIVNNKSRLVYHSNVGWGGMGPWGWGMGWGWGMGWGGGYSYPVGSEKFRYAHLIIEALDRQSNAVVWQARGSFDTKQPERAINKLPKVVNGIFKNFPVKARR
- a CDS encoding BNR repeat-containing protein — translated: MNIRTKYAALSLTIGLMLCSISATQAQHKQISSMNVGEGWAKNTVNTAVFRKNSLVSNDSLQYIAYYDTDGFVILGKRKLSSTQWQLAKTNYQGNAKDAHNVISIMLDGTGFLHVAWDHHNGRLRYARSTAAGTLSLGAEEPMIGTEEKAVTYPEFFRMPNGNLLFFYRDGGSGSGNLVINSYDTGERAWKRLHTNLINGEGKRNAYWQAYIDNKGTIHISWVWRESPDVASNHDMAYACSKDGGLTWQRTSGERYALPITASTAEYALRIPEKSELINQTGMSADEAGNPFIASYWRAADSKIPQYKIMYYVDGQWKLKSLDFRTVPFSLSGHGTKEIPISRPQLLVKGKGSKASICLLFRDKERGSRASVYKLNRIEAKKYELFDISEQTLGAWEPTYDTELWRSRKQLSLFVQQTDQKDGEGLLDVAPTMVQVLQWTPKF
- a CDS encoding FKBP-type peptidyl-prolyl cis-trans isomerase, producing the protein MKNLFKPLIAFAVVATTFTACMDKGDDIDYEGQALAEERRFDSVLNSQRNAIQAYVAAEFTNPVTDTTSINLPRLGKKVTRGMYYEILSAPSNNTYEYKYSGSGFVVPTVKLKYSVSTLSKTVVQSDATGGTYTLNYNNAAFSFVWLYSFYPYSISYNGNQVKIDQLGGLTKDGLKTGSKFRVISPSIWTETNASSSTIPANQPLVYEFEVISIE
- the gldB gene encoding gliding motility lipoprotein GldB, encoding MPKKIIPFALFVMLLCSAGCRQEKKLPPVDHIPVDIKIERFDQALSKVEPEELATANARWSSSYGAFYADYVPFMLEAGDPRDPQTVEKNLAYIVQQKDFLALKAAVAKVYPDMKQQEKELTQAFKYVKYYFPNYTVPRFISFFSGFSVQVPIGEGYIGIGLDMFLGADSEFYPALVKTIPRYLSKRFAPAYIAPRVVESVLRQELIPQGETDRNTLQHMLYEGKLLLALDSMLPHTADTLKIGYSDAQLQWAKAYQPEVWAWFLQEDLLYSTDYLRIQRYFTEGPFTAELGENNESAPKLGTYLGWQIVRQYMERNPEITLAQLLANTDAQDILTKSKFKGK
- a CDS encoding DUF2264 domain-containing protein, which gives rise to MVYFRFVLKNTCALRVALASMLMLLLLSVRAQQTADVFQIVHPDYQRSPETGVSREHWKDAARYLLEGAFRHVPHMDSPMQFPKQAGRSYPRDGKHTATEKMEGLCRTLFVAIPLLREEPGIQIAGIDLGAYYRHQLKRMLDPSSDTYIEPLPAKGGPSQKLVEFGGLAVSLAAAPEVLWDPLDQQTKDALAKTMLSYGNGPTIDMNWRFFNIMILSFFNEKGYAIDQERLKSLLEKCLADYRGAGWYTDSPYYDYYSMWAFQMYGTLWTMFYGDKIYPEYAAHFRTHLRDMANYYPYMFAEDGKMIMWGRSISYRMGAAVTFPLLGTLQDQSINYGWMRRIASGSLLQFLQHPEFLDEGVPTLGFYGAFDPAVQEYSCRGSVYWLGKFFLGLLLPQDNVFWSATENNGAWDKQITQEKPFLTFAEGSNILTTDYKQIGAAELRAWCNSKQTGYYQGTENYNKLAYNSAFPWQADGKQGEIAMNYTFKTAKGWESLRMYNFKKYEQEVYYRDAVLASDETVKMQLADLCLANGILRVDRFAGDKNQVIRLGHYALPQLPGNTIQQKTVRYKGQEAIIMDNGVYQLAFVSLLGWHAPELVSCKNLHPEAVESRVINVQEEVAAGTNLACLMLWKRSGEKWTNKELFPIREVKTDGIDAASMEIIWRNGQRKTIDFGRR